Proteins from a single region of Pseudomonas sp. 10S4:
- the lysA gene encoding diaminopimelate decarboxylase, translating into MDAFNYRDGELFAEGVALSAIAERFGTPTYVYSRAHIEAQYLAYADALAGVPHLVCFAVKANSNLGVLNVLARLGAGFDIVSRGELERVLAAGGSADKIVFSGVGKTREDMRRALEVGVHCFNVESTDELERLQVVAAELGVRAPISLRVNPDVDAGTHPYISTGLKENKFGIAIADAEDVYIRAAQLPNLEVLGVDCHIGSQLTSLPPFLDALDRLLGLIDRLGECGIYLRHIDLGGGVGVRYRDEEPPLVADYIKAVRERCEGRELALVFEPGRYIVANAGVLLTQVEYLKHTEHKDFAIVDAAMNDLIRPALYQAWMDVTAVRPRDTAARAYDIVGPICETGDFLAKDRQLALEEGDLLAVHSAGAYGFVMSSNYNTRGRTAEVLVDGDQAFEVRRRETVAELFAGESLLPE; encoded by the coding sequence ATGGACGCTTTTAACTACCGTGACGGTGAGCTGTTCGCGGAAGGCGTGGCCCTGTCCGCCATCGCCGAACGCTTTGGCACACCGACCTACGTCTACTCCCGCGCCCACATCGAAGCCCAGTATCTGGCGTATGCCGATGCGCTGGCCGGCGTGCCGCACCTGGTGTGCTTTGCAGTCAAGGCCAACTCCAACCTGGGTGTACTGAATGTCCTGGCCCGTCTCGGCGCCGGTTTTGACATCGTCTCCCGTGGCGAACTGGAACGCGTACTGGCCGCTGGCGGCAGCGCCGACAAGATCGTGTTCTCCGGTGTCGGCAAGACCCGTGAAGACATGCGTCGCGCCCTGGAAGTCGGCGTGCATTGCTTCAACGTCGAGTCCACCGATGAGCTGGAACGCCTGCAAGTGGTTGCCGCCGAGCTGGGCGTTCGTGCTCCGATCTCGCTGCGCGTGAACCCGGACGTCGATGCCGGCACCCACCCGTACATTTCCACCGGTCTTAAAGAGAACAAGTTCGGCATCGCCATTGCCGATGCCGAAGACGTGTACATCCGTGCCGCACAACTGCCTAACCTGGAAGTGCTCGGCGTCGATTGCCACATCGGCTCGCAACTGACCAGCCTGCCACCGTTCCTCGACGCGCTCGATCGCCTGCTGGGCTTGATCGATCGTCTGGGCGAATGCGGCATTTACCTGCGTCATATCGACCTCGGCGGCGGCGTCGGCGTGCGTTATCGCGATGAAGAGCCGCCGCTGGTGGCCGACTACATCAAAGCCGTGCGCGAGCGCTGCGAAGGTCGCGAGCTGGCCCTGGTGTTCGAGCCGGGCCGCTACATCGTTGCCAACGCCGGCGTGCTGCTGACCCAGGTCGAGTACCTCAAGCACACCGAACACAAAGACTTCGCCATCGTCGATGCGGCCATGAACGACCTGATCCGCCCGGCGCTGTACCAGGCCTGGATGGACGTCACCGCCGTGCGCCCGCGCGACACCGCGGCTCGTGCCTATGACATCGTCGGCCCAATCTGCGAAACCGGCGATTTCCTGGCCAAGGATCGTCAGTTGGCCCTGGAAGAAGGCGACCTGTTGGCCGTGCATTCGGCCGGTGCCTACGGGTTTGTCATGAGCTCCAACTACAACACCCGCGGGCGTACCGCCGAAGTGTTGGTGGACGGTGATCAGGCATTTGAAGTGCGTCGCCGTGAGACGGTAGCCGAGTTGTTTGCTGGCGAAAGCCTGCTGCCGGAGTAA
- a CDS encoding DUF484 family protein: MKDKPQVPALQPDESPSESLEAAAIAAYLEAHPDFFIEHEELLPALRIPHQRGDTISLVERQMTILRDRNIELRHRLSHLMDVARDNDRLFEKTRRLILALMDATSLEDVVIGVEDSLRQDFQVPFVSLILLGDNPMPVGRWATHAEAQVAIGGLLSEDKSVSGSLREHELDFLFGEEQRKQIGSTAVVAISYQGIHGVLAIASRDPQHYKSSVGTLFLSYIAEVMGRVLPRVNNSLRSVR; this comes from the coding sequence ATGAAAGATAAGCCTCAGGTTCCCGCCCTACAGCCCGACGAATCCCCTTCCGAAAGCCTTGAGGCGGCGGCGATTGCCGCGTACCTGGAGGCTCATCCGGATTTCTTCATCGAGCACGAAGAACTGCTTCCGGCCCTGCGTATTCCCCACCAGCGCGGCGATACCATCTCGCTGGTGGAACGCCAGATGACCATCCTGCGCGACCGCAACATTGAGCTGCGCCACCGCCTCTCGCACCTGATGGACGTGGCCCGCGACAACGACCGCCTCTTCGAAAAAACCCGCCGCCTGATTCTCGCGCTGATGGATGCCACCAGCCTCGAAGACGTGGTGATCGGCGTCGAAGACAGCCTGCGCCAGGACTTCCAGGTGCCCTTCGTCAGCCTGATCCTGCTGGGCGACAACCCGATGCCGGTCGGTCGATGGGCCACCCACGCCGAAGCGCAAGTGGCCATCGGCGGCCTGCTCTCGGAAGACAAAAGCGTCAGCGGCAGCCTGCGCGAGCACGAACTGGACTTCCTATTTGGCGAAGAACAACGCAAGCAGATTGGCTCCACCGCCGTCGTCGCCATCAGCTATCAAGGTATTCACGGCGTCCTGGCCATCGCCAGCCGTGATCCGCAGCACTACAAGAGCTCGGTCGGCACGCTGTTCCTGAGCTACATCGCCGAAGTCATGGGCCGCGTGCTGCCACGGGTCAACAACTCCCTACGCTCGGTACGCTGA
- a CDS encoding class I adenylate cyclase, which translates to MTRTHEIRPDLDEGIDRKVLSQLRARFLKLNEGRMARAMEGLSTRQQGVLTLLPLFFHVNHPLLPGYVSGSTPAGLSNYEPDNNVLAEAQRLTRSFSYKPRHGSNPPRPIHGLFLMGSLGTLAQADQSDMDVWVCHAPDLSENELAELRKKCQLLEVWAASQGAEAHFFLIDPTRFVRGERDTQLSSEDCGTTQHYLLLDEFYRTAIWLAGRTPIWWLVPVYEEAGYDQYTHTLISKRFIRADETLDLGHLAHIPPGEFIGAGLWQLFKGIESPYKSVLKLLLTEVYASEHPKVHCLSLRFKQAVFANRLDLDELDPYIVVYRRIEEYLTARGEPERLELVRRALYLKVNRKLTGSSSRTASWQRSLLERLANEWHWDQRQLALLDSRSQWKVRQVSAERRALVNELNYSYRFLTQFARAEQTVSLINKRDLNVLGRRLYAAFERKADKVEFINPGIAPDLAEDTLTLVQAPNKKEPGQTQWGLYNGSLTAHEWEHFAPIKRSRQLLELLTWCHRNGVIDSSTRLALHPGSSDLSEFELFNLLGSLQQTIALPLTTVAEEPLLRPSVPSEVLILVNVGVDPLKHHRDLNILMTTERTDSLSYAGVRENLVLTLDQVTLNSWNEVLVSRYDGPHALLDCLRDYLNNLPKGPQQPRLRVRCFCHNRAQFIAQRVEAIIDTAQNLLLSKLNHRYLFQVQQHYHVLELVPGQVNHVALATLPALFDYLGEELASYSPLHLDPMALEEQDLALLLPMGQPECIQVFYRINEQQADLYVLDEFNALWQQRLPYHDEQSLLVPLQRFLQSILYRRDALLPMDAAQPLSLDTLYYQLLPSGPGRARRVETRPAPQTPVNKPFYDVQAIIGKAAPGQVQVTLYCNQREFSELEYGDQLFSVVAREIINQRRETERYRCYITDLDLTGLLGDGQSSSNLYLRYKADLERALNEALEQV; encoded by the coding sequence ATGACCCGCACCCATGAAATTCGCCCCGATCTGGACGAGGGAATCGACCGCAAGGTTCTCAGCCAGCTGCGCGCACGTTTTCTGAAGCTTAATGAAGGCCGCATGGCCAGGGCCATGGAAGGGTTGTCGACGCGCCAGCAAGGGGTCTTGACCTTGCTGCCGCTGTTTTTCCACGTCAATCATCCGCTGTTGCCGGGCTACGTTTCCGGCAGCACGCCGGCCGGGCTGTCGAACTACGAACCCGACAACAATGTGCTCGCCGAAGCCCAACGGCTGACCCGTTCGTTTTCCTACAAGCCACGCCACGGCAGCAATCCACCACGGCCGATTCACGGGCTGTTTTTGATGGGCAGCCTCGGCACCCTCGCCCAGGCCGATCAAAGTGACATGGACGTGTGGGTTTGCCACGCCCCGGACTTGAGCGAAAACGAACTCGCCGAGCTGCGCAAGAAATGCCAGTTACTCGAAGTCTGGGCCGCCAGCCAGGGTGCCGAGGCGCATTTCTTCCTGATCGACCCGACCCGCTTCGTGCGCGGCGAACGGGATACTCAACTGAGTTCGGAAGACTGCGGCACCACCCAGCACTATTTGCTGCTGGACGAGTTCTATCGCACCGCAATCTGGCTGGCCGGGCGCACACCGATCTGGTGGCTGGTGCCGGTCTACGAAGAGGCCGGTTACGACCAGTACACCCACACGCTGATTTCCAAGCGCTTCATCCGCGCTGACGAAACCCTGGACCTCGGGCATCTGGCGCACATTCCGCCAGGGGAATTCATCGGCGCCGGGCTGTGGCAGTTGTTCAAGGGCATCGAGTCGCCCTACAAGTCGGTGCTCAAGCTGCTGTTGACCGAGGTTTACGCCAGCGAGCACCCAAAGGTCCATTGCCTGAGCCTGCGTTTCAAACAGGCCGTATTTGCCAATCGGCTGGACCTCGATGAGCTAGACCCGTACATCGTGGTCTACCGGCGCATCGAGGAATACCTGACTGCCCGTGGCGAGCCCGAACGCCTGGAACTGGTACGCCGCGCGCTATACCTGAAGGTCAATCGCAAGCTGACCGGCAGCAGCAGTCGCACCGCAAGTTGGCAGCGTTCACTATTGGAACGCCTGGCCAACGAATGGCATTGGGATCAACGGCAGCTGGCGCTGCTCGACAGTCGCAGTCAGTGGAAAGTCCGTCAGGTCAGTGCCGAGCGCCGAGCCCTGGTCAATGAACTGAATTACAGCTACCGCTTCCTGACCCAATTCGCCCGCGCCGAGCAAACCGTCAGCCTGATTAACAAGCGCGACCTCAATGTGCTCGGCCGAAGGCTGTACGCAGCGTTCGAGCGCAAGGCCGACAAGGTCGAATTCATTAACCCGGGCATCGCCCCGGACCTGGCCGAAGACACCCTGACGCTGGTGCAGGCGCCGAACAAAAAAGAACCCGGGCAAACCCAATGGGGTTTGTACAACGGCAGCCTGACCGCCCATGAGTGGGAACATTTCGCGCCGATCAAACGCAGCCGCCAATTGCTCGAACTGTTGACCTGGTGCCACCGCAACGGCGTGATCGACAGCAGCACCCGCCTGGCCTTGCACCCCGGCAGCAGCGATTTGAGCGAGTTCGAACTGTTCAACCTGCTCGGCAGCCTGCAACAGACCATCGCCCTGCCCCTGACCACCGTTGCCGAAGAACCGCTGTTGCGTCCCAGCGTGCCCAGCGAAGTGCTGATTCTGGTGAACGTCGGCGTCGATCCGCTCAAGCATCATCGCGATCTGAACATCCTGATGACCACCGAGCGCACCGACTCCCTGAGTTACGCGGGCGTGCGGGAGAACCTGGTGCTGACCCTCGATCAGGTCACCCTCAACAGTTGGAACGAAGTGCTGGTCAGTCGCTATGACGGCCCTCACGCCCTGCTCGACTGCCTGCGCGACTACCTCAACAACCTGCCCAAAGGGCCACAGCAGCCGCGCTTGCGGGTCCGCTGTTTCTGCCACAACCGCGCGCAGTTCATCGCCCAGCGCGTCGAAGCCATCATCGACACCGCGCAAAACCTGCTGTTGAGCAAACTCAATCATCGCTACCTGTTTCAGGTCCAGCAGCATTACCACGTGCTGGAACTGGTGCCCGGCCAGGTCAACCACGTCGCCCTCGCTACCCTGCCGGCGCTGTTCGACTACCTTGGCGAAGAGCTGGCGAGCTACAGCCCGCTGCACCTGGACCCGATGGCCCTCGAAGAACAAGACCTCGCGCTGCTGCTGCCGATGGGTCAGCCCGAGTGCATTCAGGTGTTCTACCGGATCAACGAGCAGCAGGCCGATCTGTACGTGCTGGATGAATTCAATGCGTTATGGCAGCAGCGCCTGCCCTATCACGACGAACAAAGCCTGTTGGTGCCGCTGCAACGCTTCCTGCAATCGATCCTGTATCGCCGCGACGCTTTGCTGCCGATGGACGCCGCCCAGCCGCTAAGCCTCGACACGCTGTATTACCAACTATTGCCGTCCGGCCCCGGCCGGGCACGGCGGGTTGAAACCCGGCCAGCGCCGCAAACCCCGGTCAACAAACCGTTCTATGACGTCCAGGCAATCATCGGCAAAGCCGCACCGGGGCAGGTGCAGGTCACGCTGTATTGCAATCAACGGGAGTTTTCGGAGTTGGAGTATGGCGATCAGTTGTTCAGCGTGGTCGCCCGGGAGATCATCAACCAGCGCCGCGAGACTGAACGCTACCGCTGCTACATCACCGACCTGGACCTGACAGGCCTGCTCGGTGATGGGCAGAGTTCAAGCAATCTGTATCTACGCTACAAGGCCGACCTGGAGCGCGCCTTGAACGAAGCGCTCGAGCAGGTCTAA
- a CDS encoding TIGR02647 family protein, giving the protein MSLTPELVAELEILALFNLDSSQEGLKIHQTAAPKAIAAAQRLYEKDLIDQPDGGYLTSLGRDAAQNIQTVLTILSVQETA; this is encoded by the coding sequence ATGTCGCTTACCCCTGAGTTGGTTGCCGAACTGGAAATCCTCGCCCTCTTCAACCTGGATAGTTCCCAGGAAGGTTTGAAAATCCATCAGACCGCTGCCCCGAAAGCGATTGCCGCCGCCCAACGCCTGTATGAGAAAGACCTGATCGACCAGCCCGATGGCGGTTACCTGACCAGCCTGGGTCGTGACGCCGCGCAAAATATACAAACCGTCCTGACCATTCTGAGCGTCCAGGAAACAGCCTAA
- a CDS encoding glutathione S-transferase: MLKLYGFSVSNYYNMVKLALLEKGLPFEEVLFYPGPSPEALLISPRGKIPVLGVEQGFVNETSVILEYLEQSQKGTPLLPSDPFERSRVLALAKEIELYIELPGRACYPEAFFGMTVPEAIKDKTKAELLLGFASLGRHAKFAPYVAGESLSIADLYFLYSVPLACAVGQKLFGIDLLAEIPAAKALLERLEQNPHVQRIAADKDAAMPGFLAMVASKK, from the coding sequence ATGCTCAAGCTTTATGGATTTTCCGTCAGCAACTACTACAACATGGTGAAGCTGGCGCTGCTGGAGAAGGGACTGCCGTTTGAAGAAGTCCTGTTTTACCCGGGACCGAGCCCTGAGGCGCTGCTTATAAGCCCGCGCGGGAAGATTCCGGTGCTGGGCGTCGAACAGGGCTTCGTCAACGAAACCAGTGTGATCCTCGAGTACCTCGAACAAAGCCAGAAAGGCACGCCGCTGCTGCCGAGCGATCCCTTTGAGCGGTCGCGAGTGCTGGCGCTGGCCAAGGAAATCGAGCTGTACATCGAATTGCCGGGCCGCGCCTGTTATCCCGAAGCGTTTTTCGGCATGACCGTGCCTGAGGCGATCAAGGACAAGACCAAGGCCGAGTTGCTGCTGGGCTTCGCTTCGCTGGGCAGGCACGCCAAGTTCGCCCCTTACGTGGCAGGTGAGAGCCTGAGCATTGCGGATTTGTATTTCCTCTACAGCGTGCCGCTGGCCTGTGCGGTCGGGCAGAAGCTGTTCGGTATTGATCTGTTGGCCGAGATACCGGCGGCCAAGGCGCTGCTGGAGCGTCTGGAGCAGAACCCGCATGTACAGCGGATTGCAGCGGACAAGGATGCGGCGATGCCAGGGTTTTTGGCGATGGTCGCGTCCAAGAAGTAG
- the cyaY gene encoding iron donor protein CyaY — MSLTEARFHDLVDTTQQMLEDIFDESDLDIDLESSAGVLTVKFENGSQLIFSRQEPLRQLWLAAVSGGFHFDYDEESERWMCDKSEEQLGEMLERIVKQQAGAEFDFEGL; from the coding sequence ATGAGTTTGACCGAAGCCCGTTTCCACGACCTGGTCGATACCACCCAGCAGATGCTGGAGGATATTTTCGACGAGAGTGACCTGGATATTGATCTGGAGAGCTCGGCCGGTGTTCTTACCGTCAAGTTCGAAAACGGCAGCCAGTTGATCTTCAGCCGTCAGGAGCCGTTGCGTCAGCTGTGGCTGGCGGCGGTGTCCGGCGGGTTCCACTTCGACTATGACGAAGAGAGCGAGCGCTGGATGTGTGACAAGAGCGAAGAGCAGTTGGGTGAGATGCTTGAGCGCATCGTCAAGCAGCAAGCTGGCGCAGAATTCGATTTCGAAGGTCTGTGA
- a CDS encoding DUF1289 domain-containing protein, translating into MTQPASVRPPKPLYSNVSAAVPSPCSGVCRLDEQKVCLGCFRHVEDIREWRSADDDRRRVICAQAADRQRL; encoded by the coding sequence GTGACTCAGCCTGCATCTGTTCGTCCGCCCAAGCCGCTTTACAGTAATGTCAGCGCGGCGGTGCCTTCGCCGTGCAGCGGGGTGTGTCGGTTGGATGAGCAGAAGGTTTGCCTGGGGTGTTTTCGCCATGTTGAAGACATCCGTGAGTGGCGCTCGGCTGATGATGATCGGCGGCGGGTTATTTGTGCCCAGGCTGCTGACCGCCAGCGTCTTTAG
- the dapF gene encoding diaminopimelate epimerase, giving the protein MLLRFTKMHGLGNDFMVLDLVSQHAHILPKHAKQWGDRHTGIGFDQLLIVEAPSNPDVDFRYRIFNSDGSEVEQCGNGARCFARFVLDKRLTAKRQIRVETKSGIIELDIRSDGQISVDMGAPRLVPADIPFEAEGQALSYQLEVDGTTVELAAVSMGNPHAVLRVNDINNAPVHELGPKIENHPRFPSRVNVGFLQVIDRNRAQLRVWERGTGETQACGTGACAAAVAAISQGWMDSPLLIDLPGGRLSIEWAGPGQPVMMTGPAVRVYEGQVRL; this is encoded by the coding sequence ATGCTGCTGCGTTTTACCAAGATGCACGGCCTGGGCAATGACTTCATGGTCCTCGACCTGGTCAGCCAGCACGCGCACATCCTGCCAAAGCACGCCAAGCAATGGGGCGATCGGCACACCGGCATCGGTTTCGACCAGTTGCTGATCGTCGAAGCGCCGAGCAACCCGGACGTGGACTTCCGTTATCGGATCTTCAACTCCGACGGTTCCGAAGTGGAGCAGTGCGGCAACGGTGCTCGCTGCTTCGCCCGCTTCGTGCTCGACAAGCGCCTGACCGCCAAACGGCAGATTCGTGTCGAGACTAAAAGCGGCATCATCGAACTGGATATCCGCAGCGACGGCCAGATCAGCGTCGACATGGGCGCACCGCGCCTGGTACCGGCCGACATCCCGTTTGAAGCCGAGGGTCAGGCTTTGAGCTATCAGCTCGAAGTCGACGGCACCACGGTCGAACTGGCGGCGGTGTCCATGGGCAATCCCCATGCGGTGCTGCGGGTCAACGACATCAACAATGCACCGGTGCATGAACTGGGACCGAAAATCGAAAACCATCCGCGCTTTCCGTCGCGGGTCAATGTAGGTTTTCTCCAGGTCATCGACCGGAACCGTGCGCAGCTGCGTGTCTGGGAACGCGGGACCGGGGAAACCCAGGCTTGCGGCACCGGCGCCTGCGCTGCTGCAGTGGCCGCGATCAGCCAGGGGTGGATGGATTCGCCGCTATTGATCGACCTGCCCGGCGGGCGCCTGTCCATTGAATGGGCAGGCCCTGGCCAACCGGTCATGATGACCGGCCCGGCAGTACGCGTATATGAAGGACAAGTGCGTCTTTGA
- the rnk gene encoding nucleoside diphosphate kinase regulator produces the protein MTVPSITLTRLDVQRLERLIDSLDDSLPGVIALQTELDRADTLVGHDEVPADVVTMNSRVHCREEISGKDYHLTLVYPKDANADEGKISILAPVGSALLGLKVGQHIDWPAPGGKTLKLTLLEVESQPANGGDCSF, from the coding sequence ATGACCGTACCTTCTATCACCCTTACCCGTCTGGACGTGCAACGTCTGGAGCGCCTGATCGACAGCCTGGATGACTCGCTGCCGGGCGTTATCGCGCTGCAAACCGAGCTGGATCGCGCCGATACACTGGTCGGTCACGATGAAGTGCCCGCTGATGTCGTGACCATGAATTCGCGCGTGCATTGCCGCGAAGAAATCAGTGGCAAGGACTATCACCTGACGCTGGTTTATCCCAAGGATGCCAATGCCGACGAAGGCAAGATTTCCATTCTGGCGCCGGTGGGCAGTGCCTTGCTCGGCCTGAAAGTCGGTCAGCACATTGACTGGCCCGCACCGGGTGGCAAGACCCTGAAACTGACGCTGCTGGAAGTTGAATCGCAGCCAGCCAATGGCGGCGACTGCTCATTCTAA
- a CDS encoding LytR/AlgR family response regulator transcription factor: protein MNVLIVDDEPLARERLSRMVGELEGYSVMEPGATNGEEALALIDSHKPDIVLLDVRMPGLDGLQVAARLCERETPPAVVFCTGPDEFAVEALQASGVGYLVKPVRAEQLLEALKKAERPNRVQLAALTRPAAETGSGPRSHISARTRKGIELIPLGQVVYFIADHKYVTLRHEGGEVLLDEPLKALEDEFGDRFVRIHRNALVARERIERLQRTPLGHFQLFLKGLNGDALIVSRRHVAGVRKMMQQL from the coding sequence ATGAATGTCCTGATCGTTGATGACGAACCCCTAGCCCGCGAGCGCCTGAGCCGAATGGTCGGCGAACTCGAGGGATACAGTGTCATGGAGCCCGGCGCCACGAACGGCGAAGAGGCGTTGGCGCTGATCGACAGCCACAAGCCGGATATCGTGCTGCTCGATGTCCGCATGCCGGGCCTTGATGGTCTGCAAGTGGCTGCACGATTGTGCGAGCGCGAAACACCGCCAGCTGTGGTGTTTTGCACCGGTCCCGATGAATTCGCCGTGGAGGCCTTGCAGGCCAGCGGTGTCGGTTATCTGGTCAAGCCGGTGCGCGCCGAGCAATTGCTCGAGGCCTTGAAGAAGGCCGAGCGCCCCAATCGTGTCCAGCTTGCCGCCCTGACTCGCCCGGCTGCCGAAACAGGTAGCGGCCCGCGCAGTCACATCAGTGCCCGCACCCGCAAAGGCATCGAGCTGATCCCATTGGGGCAGGTGGTCTATTTCATTGCTGACCACAAGTACGTGACCTTGCGCCACGAAGGCGGCGAAGTGCTGCTGGATGAACCGCTCAAGGCTCTTGAAGACGAATTCGGCGACCGTTTCGTGCGGATCCACCGCAACGCCCTGGTTGCCCGCGAACGTATCGAGCGCCTGCAACGCACGCCGTTGGGGCATTTCCAGCTGTTTCTCAAAGGCCTGAACGGCGACGCGCTGATTGTCAGCCGCCGTCACGTGGCCGGCGTGCGCAAAATGATGCAGCAGCTTTAA
- the lptM gene encoding LPS translocon maturation chaperone LptM, translating into MKRLISSLAALVAVACLVSACGQKGPLYLPDDNQDPAEQAKSSQQTPASKAHKHDVYQ; encoded by the coding sequence ATGAAGCGCCTGATCTCTTCCCTTGCCGCGCTCGTTGCGGTTGCCTGCTTAGTGTCGGCCTGTGGTCAAAAAGGCCCGTTGTATCTGCCCGATGACAACCAGGACCCAGCCGAGCAGGCCAAGTCGTCGCAACAGACCCCTGCATCCAAAGCACACAAGCACGACGTCTACCAATAA
- the argH gene encoding argininosuccinate lyase, whose amino-acid sequence MSTDKTNQSWGGRFSEPVDAFVARFTASVTFDQRLYRHDIMGSIAHATMLAKVGVLTDAERDSITDGLKTIQGEIEAGQFDWRIDLEDVHMNIEARLTDRIGVTGKKLHTGRSRNDQVATDIRLWLRDEIDLILAEITRLQKGLLEQAEREAGSIMPGFTHLQTAQPVTFGHHMLAWFEMLSRDYERLVDCRKRTNRMPLGSAALAGTTYPIDREFTAQLLGFDAVGGNSLDNVSDRDFAIEFCSAASIAMMHLSRFSEELVLWTSAQFQFIDLPDRFCTGSSIMPQKKNPDVPELVRGKTGRVFGALMGLLTLMKGQPLAYNKDNQEDKEPLFDAADTLRDSLRAFADMIPAIKPKHAIMREAALRGFSTATDLADYLVRRGLPFRDCHEIVGHAVKYGVESGKDLAEMSLEELRKFSDQIDQDVFAVLTLEGSVNARDHIGGTAPAQVKKAVVRGQALLASR is encoded by the coding sequence ATGAGCACTGACAAGACCAATCAGTCCTGGGGCGGCCGCTTCAGTGAACCCGTCGACGCCTTCGTCGCCCGCTTCACCGCCTCCGTCACTTTCGACCAGCGCCTGTATCGCCACGACATCATGGGCTCGATCGCCCACGCCACCATGCTGGCCAAGGTCGGCGTGCTGACCGATGCCGAGCGCGACAGCATCACCGATGGCCTGAAGACCATCCAGGGTGAAATCGAGGCCGGCCAGTTCGACTGGCGCATCGACCTCGAAGACGTACACATGAACATCGAGGCGCGCCTGACCGACCGCATCGGCGTGACCGGTAAAAAGCTGCACACCGGCCGTAGCCGCAACGACCAGGTCGCCACCGACATCCGCCTGTGGCTGCGTGACGAGATCGACCTGATCCTGGCCGAAATCACTCGCCTGCAAAAAGGCTTGCTGGAGCAGGCCGAGCGCGAAGCCGGCAGCATCATGCCGGGCTTCACCCACCTGCAAACCGCGCAGCCGGTGACCTTCGGGCACCACATGCTGGCCTGGTTCGAAATGCTCAGCCGCGACTACGAGCGTCTGGTGGACTGCCGCAAGCGCACCAACCGCATGCCGTTGGGCAGCGCCGCGCTGGCCGGCACTACTTACCCGATCGACCGTGAGTTCACCGCGCAGTTGCTGGGCTTCGACGCTGTCGGCGGCAACTCCCTGGACAACGTCTCCGATCGCGACTTCGCCATCGAGTTCTGCTCCGCCGCGAGCATCGCGATGATGCACTTGTCGCGTTTCTCCGAAGAGCTGGTGCTGTGGACCAGCGCGCAATTCCAGTTCATCGATCTGCCGGACCGCTTCTGCACCGGCAGCTCGATCATGCCGCAAAAGAAAAACCCGGACGTGCCGGAGCTGGTTCGCGGCAAGACGGGTCGCGTATTCGGTGCACTGATGGGTCTGCTGACCCTGATGAAAGGCCAGCCATTGGCCTACAACAAGGACAACCAGGAAGATAAAGAGCCGCTGTTCGACGCCGCCGACACCCTGCGCGACTCGCTGCGAGCCTTTGCCGACATGATCCCGGCGATCAAACCCAAGCACGCAATCATGCGCGAAGCGGCGCTGCGCGGCTTCTCCACCGCCACTGACCTGGCGGATTACCTGGTGCGCCGCGGCCTGCCGTTCCGTGACTGCCACGAAATCGTTGGCCATGCGGTGAAGTACGGCGTGGAAAGCGGCAAGGACCTGGCGGAAATGAGCCTGGAAGAGCTGCGCAAGTTCAGCGACCAGATCGATCAGGACGTGTTTGCCGTGCTGACCCTGGAAGGCTCGGTGAATGCCCGTGACCATATCGGCGGCACTGCGCCGGCGCAGGTCAAGAAAGCAGTGGTTCGCGGCCAGGCGTTGTTAGCTAGCCGTTAA